CTGCGCGCGCGCTGAAGtagttgttattttttgtttagtcAGAACGGAATTAGGCACACGTTTACCGTAAACAATTTGTTAAAGTAGAAATGGAAAGCAACATGGCAATACTGAAGTGGCGTAACATCCTATGACGGTACTCTACAAAAAGCGTTTATCCAATTGTTTGGTTCTGGTCTGTAAAAATAGAAACGGGATGCAACAAGAGGTTGCCATTGGAGTGTGACAGCTGTGCAGTTTCAGGTTTGACCCACTTGGTTTAAAAACCCCTCTGTGGGTGAATCAACATGCTGTTAATATCAGAGATACACAGAGATTCTGATTTATGATCCGGAGCAGGTAAACATTGTAGCACAGATACTGATAATAGCCCGGTGATATTTACCCATGTTATGTGGGATAGAGTAACATCTGCCAGAATAAAGCAGCATATGTTGATTATATCCAGTTTACTGTGTTAGGCATTTAAAACCGTAGTTAACCAGGAGAGTACGCTTAGTATTCGTATTAGGGACTCACTATTTGTAAACATGCTCCTTGGTTCTTTTTTCCTTAAAGTTTCCTGTAAGCACAATAATTGAGAGGCAAATGGGCTGGGCCGTTTTTCAGCACTTAAAAACAACTGTAGCAGCATTTTTCTTCTAATGAACAAAACGTTTGAGATGTAGatctaaaataactttttcccCAAAATCAAGCATTATGTATCTAGTGGAAttcaaagtacatttaaaatttttgataaaaaataggTAGTCAGAAACTGATAGATAGATGCTTCAGggagaagaaaatgtaaatcaaaaaatatgatgagcaaaatatatatatatatataaatatacatatccCGCCCCACCCAATGCTACACAGAGGGTTTTTTCCAACCCTCCCattgatcaatcaatcagtAATGGAAGAAGACTTCACATAAGCAGGCACATGAACGGGCTGACACCCCGAACCCATGCCCTAAATACAGATCATTCCTAATTCACCTATTATTCCTCACCTTTGTCAGCCAAACACCAGCTTGGACAAAACAAGGGGGAGGTGACACACTTAGACACTGATTCAGGGTCAGTTTTGTAATTTCCCCACAGATGTTGTGAATTGGAAGTGTCGGGGAGGCTGAACCCCAATCAGCCATCAAAGTAAATGGATTAAAAATCACATGTTGCGGAGCTGAATGGCCTGTGTGACCGGGGACAGGCACACAGGGCAGAGAGCATCTGGACCCTGGCATATATGGGTGGCACAATCTAGACAGAAGAGGTTATGGCCGCAGGGAACCAAGGCAGCGATCACCTGGTTATCCATACAGTGGATGCATATCTCCTGCCCTCTGCCTGCTGATCCGAGCCCTGGTCgatagaggagagaggattcaggaggggaggaggaggaggcggtgcTTTCACTGGAAGAGGAGAAGGCCGAGCTGTAAGAGGGGAACCTGTGGGCGTCGAGGGTCCCAGCCGAGCCAAAAGGCCCTCGGTTAACTCGCTGGGCCTGAGGGTGCTCCAAAGATTCTGTCCCAGAGAAAGTTGGAGAGAGCCGGGGGGTCCCAGGCTGACTGGTCTGTAGACATTAATGAAAACAGTCATTTGATAGAATAACCAAATAGCAGTTTAGGattcaaacaaatgtttcttaaatgtattattcaatGTCAGGGATCATTGATCATTATCTGGGCTGTCAGTGTCCCTGTGATTTAGTCCTTGTTCTTTTAAGAAAAGGAGCATAGGTTCCCAGTAGATACAAATGGCAAATGCCAAAAATGAGACATCTTTGTGAATTTGTGGAGCACTACCAGCTGCCTGCGTCAAGGTCTGGGTTTACATTCCTGTGACTCAATGAAATAAGCCAGCTCAGAGGATTTatgaaaagcagcagagacaggagTGTGATCTTCAATATTAACGAGCCTTCACAATGGTAAACTGTGATAGCGAGGCACAAGCCAATCTGGTGTGTGGCTGATTTGTACGTACCTCGAGATCACCTGCACATGCCAATCTGGTTGACTTGGGTCTAATGTTTGGCTAATTCTCAGAGTAcatgatcaaaataaataactatttgCGTATACGTTAGAAAAGCAATTGTTATGTCATTAtgtatgtaaaagaaaatcacagTTTTGATACTTTTGTACCAAGCACCCAAATTgtctaggaaaaaaaaaaaggtaggcAAAAGCTTCAgcttaaattgttttaaactgTGGGATGGTCATAACAGGAGACCATAAACTTTATGCACCCGTTTAAGTCACCTACCTGAGATTGACGTGGATCAAAGGTCTGGGGGGGCTGGTGGTCCACATAGGGGCTCCAGATTTGTGGCTGCGCAGCAGGGTGCGAGGCTTGGGCAGTGGAGATGGTTAGCGGGTCAAATCCTGAGGACGAGCCTCCACCTCCCAGGGTGACCAGCTCATCAGACCCCACAGGGAGAAGGCTATCGCCAAACCAGAAACTTGTACTGGAGCcattactgttgttgttgttgttagcatTGGCATTAAACTGGCAGGTTGGGCTTAAATCTGCAACCCGGTTACCATTACCGCTGCCATAGACAGAATCAGCTGAGCTGGAGCCGCTGCCCAGGGAACTGGAGCTGTCGTTGCGGTAGGTGGAAGACATCCTGACACCACTGTTAATATTGCTATTTATTCGCTGAGTACCGTTGATGCTCACTGGCAGCACGCCACCACCACTGGGGGATGATGCACCTGCATGAAGCCACCCGGCGTCCGCCAGCCCAGCCTGTGCTGCAGAATTTTCAAAGCCGACGTCTGTCCCGTTGAATTGAAAGTCATTGTTGTCTACACCAGGAGCCTCGATGCCTCCGCAGGTCCCCGTGCGGAGGGCGATGTGAGCCTCTATCTCATCCCTCGCCCGGTCCACGTTCTCCGGCATCCCGGTGACCTCGAACACTGGCTCTTTGTCACGACTTGGCGTCACGATGTAGGTGTGGGTCTGTTGCTGAATACGTTTGATGGTGGCTCCTGAAAGATATGACCAGACCAAGACCCCTTGTACTTTAACGTTTGTCAGTTGAACGCCAAGTTTAAATAACTGCTCTGGTCACATGGCTACGAGAGTGCCTAGGGGTTCACCATAAAATGTAGTTTGACGCATGACCATTCCTTTAGAAAAATGTACTTCATTGCGGCTTCCTAACTGCAGTTTGACCTGAGCGCGTCAAATTGACAAATAAGCCCAAATCAAGTAAAACTAAGGACTGCACCGACACATTAATAGCATTCAATATTTTACGTAAAGACACTTGATTTTTCTGAGttctgaaagaaagaaacacagctGTGAAATAATTATAgcactgaactgcaggctgtcTTGGTGACTCAGCTGGCTAAAGTGCATACCACCTAACCACAACTCCATGAGATTACGCCTCGACTAGGAaccctttaaaatgtcataactaTATCTATCTATACAATATTAATGTGTCACAATGAATGGGCAAGTAAGGATGCTTTAtcttaatgcttttaaaaaccaaataataaattaaaattccACCCTGCCGACTTGCTTCCGTTTGTGTGGCACAGTGTTTCCACACAATTTCcacatttattgtcattttgaattGTTACCTCACCATCTCCAGCCTAATGGCACatggttgagaaccactgcacttCAGTTTACAAATCAACGCCAGGACTTTGACACTGAGGTGGTAATATCAACAGGGCAAGGGCTTAAAGGCTTGGTGAGAacaaattttaaatatattttaaatatagtgCCTTATTATAAATACTAGCTGTTCCTTACATTTGTAAAATCAAAGCAGAAATCTTAGATCAACGACCAAAATTCAGCACACCTGTTTTACAAGATTGTTTTTCCccctttaatgttaaaaatcaGAGCTAATGCCAAAGCTGAAATCTGATGAACTCTCTTTACAACATGATAAAAACACCCACCTTTGGGACCCACGACCAGCCCTACGACACGATATGGTACCCGCACCTATATGGTTGAAATAACACATGGTTACTATACACACGCACTTTAAATGAcggacacaaaaacaaaaaattcagaGAGCCTCCTTTATAGAACAAATGTGCTTGGAGGTTAACAAACACGAGACttagttttttaaatgactgcaatTATTGTGATTCACTGCATTAGAATGTCTGTTTCATATATTTAACACTGAACAACACTATGCCAATTATCAAAGTAGCTGAcctgaatggttgtctgtccaGGTAGAGAGGGGGCCCCTGGGCTGGTCGCAGCAGCCAGAGGGCCCGCCTTATTTCGAGAGGCTCTAATGAGGGAGAAGTGCTCGGCTGCAGACAGGATCTCCCTCTTGGCCATGGCTACATCTTCCTTGCGCCCCGTCACAACAAAGAGAGGCTGCTCTCCCCTCACTGGTGTCTTAATGTAGGTGTTGGTCTTGGCCCGAAGCGCCTTTATCTTACAGCCTGTGAGTGAATAAGACGAGAAAAGACAGGGAAACGTTActacactttaaaaaatgtaccacATTACATCACATACCTATGCCATTAAACTGATAAACGATTATGACATATGCAATCTCAGTTTCCAGTAACGCATGCCATTTAAAGGTTGCATggattatacattatatattccTTTCAGCTGTGGTTGAGAGTCCAGAGCcatttcctgttgttgtcaACACTGCAGTCTGTGCACCCTCCCCCACCTGGTCTCAAAGACGACACAATAACAGTCTCTACCACTGAATTATGGAGagtttatgttaaaaaacagataaaggCGCCGGACACGTATAAAGGCCTGTTTGATGTTTGAACTGTAGTCTTGAGTTGTGCCACTGAGCTCACTAAAGCATACAGCTGATGTGGCAAAGCTATGGTGACCCACACTCTGCTCGGCATGCTCTCCTCCGAGACAAAGCCAAGCCTGGTTTAGCACGGCCAGGCACGGCCGGGGACAGGTCCACTGACAAACCAGTAATAATACATAGGAGCTACCAAAGCGAGGAGACGCAGATGGGTTTGCTTGTTCATAAAAGCTGCGATACAAACTTTTGTTCAGGGTGTTGGGCGAGGACAGTGTTGACCCACTTAGGAGGAGAGCTAAGCTAGCTGCTCTGAAGCTAGCCGCTGTTACAGCCACGTATTTAATAGTTAACATCACATTATAATCATTTCATTctcttattatatatatatacacacacatatatatatatatttgggcccgtttttgtctttgttcatgTCGTATGTATGCTTCACTTTAAAGCAGACTTAACCATCGAGTTTCTCCTTTTAGTAACTTAATGTTGTTTAATGGACCGAGCCCCAAACCCTCCCGGGTCGACTCACCCTGTCGGCCCACGATCTCTGCGACGTGCTCGGAGCTCGGCACCGCCACACACTCGGTGGTGTTGACGCTCTTCCGCCGGGCCAACAGCGCCGACTCGGCCTCGTAGCCCGGCTCCCCGTACACACCGGGCGGGAGCATCGCCATGCTACCGGCCCCGGCGTCGTCCAGCTCGTCCCCGTTGTACAGCAGGACCGTCTCCATGTGCGGCGGCTCCATCATGGAGGTGCACGGCCCCGGGTGGAGGTGTTGGAGGCGGTGGGCCTGCGCTAGGAGCGAGGAGGAGTCGACGGCGGAGGCTACAACTTCAGGCTCCACGTCCTCGGTCGGCATGTTGTTCACTTCATCTCCCGAGGGCGGCCGATGCAGAGGCTTCAGGTCCAGCACCGTACCGAGGAGGTTGAAGTGGGAGGCCGGGGGCAGCtgctggtggaggtggtggtggtggtggtagagGAGGGTCTCGTCTACTTGTTCGGGGGTCTGGCTCTTGGTGCCGTGGTGCTCCTCGAGGCCCATACCGGCGAAAGCGTGCACAAGCGGCGGCGGGACCTCAGACTCTCCCTCGTCGGCCTCCAGCAAAGACGTGCTGCTCGGCATGATGCAAAAGTTGTTCAATGTTGGCGTTAAAACGGGAAATCGATAcgaaaaatgaatcaaatttgTTTTGGTGTACAAAAAGAATTAC
This sequence is a window from Anoplopoma fimbria isolate UVic2021 breed Golden Eagle Sablefish chromosome 13, Afim_UVic_2022, whole genome shotgun sequence. Protein-coding genes within it:
- the LOC129101769 gene encoding RNA-binding protein MEX3B-like, with translation MPSSTSLLEADEGESEVPPPLVHAFAGMGLEEHHGTKSQTPEQVDETLLYHHHHHLHQQLPPASHFNLLGTVLDLKPLHRPPSGDEVNNMPTEDVEPEVVASAVDSSSLLAQAHRLQHLHPGPCTSMMEPPHMETVLLYNGDELDDAGAGSMAMLPPGVYGEPGYEAESALLARRKSVNTTECVAVPSSEHVAEIVGRQGCKIKALRAKTNTYIKTPVRGEQPLFVVTGRKEDVAMAKREILSAAEHFSLIRASRNKAGPLAAATSPGAPSLPGQTTIQVRVPYRVVGLVVGPKGATIKRIQQQTHTYIVTPSRDKEPVFEVTGMPENVDRARDEIEAHIALRTGTCGGIEAPGVDNNDFQFNGTDVGFENSAAQAGLADAGWLHAGASSPSGGGVLPVSINGTQRINSNINSGVRMSSTYRNDSSSSLGSGSSSADSVYGSGNGNRVADLSPTCQFNANANNNNNSNGSSTSFWFGDSLLPVGSDELVTLGGGGSSSGFDPLTISTAQASHPAAQPQIWSPYVDHQPPQTFDPRQSQTSQPGTPRLSPTFSGTESLEHPQAQRVNRGPFGSAGTLDAHRFPSYSSAFSSSSESTASSSSPPESSLLYRPGLGSAGRGQEICIHCMDNQVIAALVPCGHNLFCLDCATHICQGPDALCPVCLSPVTQAIQLRNM